In Kangiella profundi, one DNA window encodes the following:
- a CDS encoding copper chaperone PCu(A)C — protein sequence MNFLSRFSLLTIVTLVVLSACSQPKSEIEVIDPWLRLMPEGVSSTAGFMTIKNNTDTSIVLEDVSLDWANHAMMHESKVVDGMAKMEHLDELVIDEELVFQPGAKHIMIMGVKEPLVEGQSYNIRLHFKDREPIEVAFKVRQAR from the coding sequence TGACATTGGTGGTGCTGTCTGCCTGTTCACAACCTAAATCTGAAATTGAGGTCATCGATCCCTGGTTAAGATTAATGCCGGAAGGGGTTAGCAGCACTGCGGGCTTTATGACCATAAAAAACAATACAGACACTTCTATTGTGTTAGAGGATGTGTCTTTGGACTGGGCAAATCATGCCATGATGCATGAATCTAAAGTTGTCGATGGTATGGCAAAGATGGAACACCTTGATGAACTGGTTATTGACGAGGAACTGGTTTTTCAGCCAGGCGCAAAACACATTATGATCATGGGTGTGAAAGAGCCTCTGGTAGAAGGCCAGAGCTATAATATCCGTTTACATTTTAAGGACAGGGAACCTATTGAGGTTGCCTTTAAAGTTCGTCAAGCTAGATAG